A region of bacterium DNA encodes the following proteins:
- a CDS encoding 4Fe-4S dicluster domain-containing protein — protein sequence MSEPTTPSVEIAPHLCKACLRCIEVCKPGVIETNLERAFNELGYQWVEYKGDGCTGCGACFYACPEPGAIIVFKKGSAA from the coding sequence ATGTCTGAACCAACAACTCCCAGTGTGGAGATCGCTCCTCATCTGTGCAAAGCCTGTTTGCGCTGTATCGAGGTTTGCAAACCGGGCGTCATCGAGACGAATCTCGAACGCGCGTTTAATGAGTTAGGTTATCAGTGGGTAGAGTATAAGGGAGACGGCTGCACGGGCTGCGGCGCATGCTTCTACGCATGCCCCGAGCCGGGCGCGATCATTGTATTCAAGAAAGGCAGTGCGGCCTGA
- the vorB gene encoding 3-methyl-2-oxobutanoate dehydrogenase subunit VorB — protein sequence MELIKANEAVVKAAILAGCTQYYGYPITPASEVAMAAAKYLPKIGGTFLQAESEVAAINMVYGAAGAGARVMTASSGPGISLKQEGISYIAAAELPCVIVDVMRAGPGLGNIWPEQGDYMQVVHGGGHGNYKTLVFLPNCAQEMADLTILAFELADKYRIPAYILTDAYIGQMMEPVEFPTKTVHPPRKDWALYADHESKEHLISSIHMSTEDLEKHNLHLQAKYAEIEANEVRYQEIEVDDAELVMIGYGFISRLLQSVLETLREEGHKVGLLRPITAFPFPSVRIEELADRGKAFLNVELSNGQMLRDVQLAVGRKTPVHFYNRMGGMVPSVEELTNVARRYLTK from the coding sequence ATGGAATTAATCAAAGCAAACGAAGCGGTTGTCAAGGCCGCGATTCTGGCAGGATGCACGCAGTACTACGGTTATCCGATTACTCCTGCATCAGAAGTGGCGATGGCCGCTGCCAAATATCTGCCTAAGATCGGTGGAACGTTTTTGCAGGCAGAGTCGGAAGTCGCCGCAATTAATATGGTATATGGAGCGGCTGGTGCCGGCGCTCGGGTCATGACGGCATCATCCGGCCCGGGTATTTCGCTAAAGCAAGAAGGCATCTCCTATATCGCTGCGGCGGAGTTACCTTGTGTGATCGTGGACGTCATGCGCGCCGGACCGGGTTTAGGAAATATCTGGCCGGAGCAAGGTGACTACATGCAGGTCGTTCACGGAGGCGGACATGGCAACTACAAGACGCTGGTGTTCCTGCCGAACTGCGCTCAGGAAATGGCGGATCTTACGATTCTGGCTTTCGAACTTGCCGACAAATATCGGATTCCCGCCTACATCCTGACCGATGCTTACATCGGGCAGATGATGGAGCCCGTTGAGTTCCCGACGAAGACAGTGCATCCGCCGCGCAAAGACTGGGCGCTCTATGCCGACCATGAGTCCAAGGAGCACCTAATCTCTTCAATTCACATGAGCACCGAAGACCTTGAAAAGCATAACCTGCATTTGCAGGCGAAGTATGCCGAAATCGAGGCCAATGAAGTCCGCTATCAGGAAATCGAAGTGGACGATGCCGAGTTGGTCATGATTGGCTACGGGTTCATTTCGAGACTCCTGCAATCCGTGCTCGAAACGCTGCGCGAAGAAGGACACAAGGTCGGATTGCTCAGGCCAATAACCGCGTTCCCTTTCCCCTCCGTCCGTATTGAAGAGCTTGCGGACCGAGGAAAGGCTTTTCTCAATGTTGAATTGTCCAACGGGCAGATGCTCCGCGATGTGCAACTGGCAGTGGGCAGAAAGACGCCGGTTCATTTCTATAACCGTATGGGCGGAATGGTTCCGTCAGTCGAAGAGCTGACGAACGTTGCGCGCCGATACTTGACGAAGTAG
- a CDS encoding 2-oxoacid:acceptor oxidoreductase family protein: MSQQVLEKPHSFYDKFERKGGPQKTTHYCPGCGHGNVHKLIAETIDEMGLADNTVFVSPVGCSVFAYYYFDVGNIQAAHGRAPAVGTGVKRTRHNSIVISYQGDGDLASIGTAEIIHAANRGEQMTVFFINNGIYGMTGGQMAATSLLGQKTATTPYGRTVENEGYPIHMAEVIATLEAPVFVARTHLADLKGIMNTRKCVRKAVEAQVKGKGFTFVEILSPCPTGWKMDTQTACEYILSQMLPVFPDKVFKDVIAERESYFRENIELTDEQILETLELGQLGEPFPYVKDFVENFPTTKFKFAGFGGQGVLTAGAILAALGMQEHLKVSWIPSYGPEMRGGTANASVVLSTKPVGSPMVVKPDVLAVMNDPSMDAFEATVRPGGLMIVNNTIISRKAKRTDIDVLYMPLTGIADELGLKASANMVLLGAYLEYSKLLPVEHLKQIVPKGLKRKQLGEQNIVAVEAGAKWIRDNVKRKVAEPALA, translated from the coding sequence ATGTCGCAACAAGTTCTGGAAAAACCCCATTCCTTCTACGATAAGTTTGAGCGCAAGGGAGGACCGCAGAAGACCACGCACTACTGTCCGGGCTGCGGTCACGGCAATGTGCACAAACTGATTGCCGAAACCATTGATGAAATGGGACTCGCGGACAACACGGTATTCGTGTCTCCCGTAGGCTGCTCAGTCTTTGCATATTACTACTTTGATGTCGGCAACATTCAGGCCGCACATGGCCGGGCTCCTGCGGTCGGCACCGGAGTCAAGCGTACGCGCCACAATTCCATCGTCATCTCGTATCAGGGTGACGGTGACCTCGCTTCCATCGGCACCGCTGAGATTATTCATGCGGCAAATCGCGGCGAGCAGATGACTGTGTTCTTCATCAACAACGGCATCTACGGAATGACCGGCGGTCAAATGGCTGCGACCAGTCTGTTGGGTCAGAAGACCGCAACGACACCGTATGGCAGAACAGTGGAAAATGAGGGCTACCCAATCCACATGGCCGAAGTCATTGCCACGCTCGAAGCGCCCGTGTTCGTGGCCCGCACGCATCTCGCCGACTTGAAAGGCATCATGAACACGCGCAAGTGCGTCCGCAAGGCGGTTGAAGCACAGGTTAAGGGGAAAGGATTCACGTTTGTCGAGATTCTCTCTCCCTGCCCGACCGGCTGGAAGATGGACACGCAGACGGCATGCGAGTATATCCTGTCGCAAATGCTGCCGGTGTTCCCTGACAAGGTCTTCAAGGATGTCATCGCCGAACGCGAAAGTTATTTCAGAGAGAACATCGAGCTTACGGATGAACAAATCCTCGAGACGCTGGAACTCGGGCAACTTGGCGAGCCGTTTCCCTATGTCAAGGATTTTGTCGAGAATTTCCCGACTACGAAGTTCAAGTTCGCGGGTTTTGGCGGACAAGGCGTCTTGACAGCGGGCGCGATTCTGGCCGCCCTCGGCATGCAGGAACATCTTAAGGTTTCGTGGATTCCGTCTTATGGACCGGAAATGCGTGGCGGGACCGCGAATGCTTCTGTGGTCTTATCGACGAAACCGGTCGGCTCGCCGATGGTGGTGAAGCCGGATGTGCTGGCGGTCATGAATGACCCCTCAATGGACGCCTTTGAAGCTACGGTGCGACCCGGCGGGTTGATGATTGTGAACAACACAATCATTTCACGAAAGGCCAAACGCACCGACATCGATGTGCTCTATATGCCTTTGACTGGTATCGCGGATGAACTGGGGCTGAAAGCCTCCGCAAACATGGTGCTGCTCGGCGCCTATCTCGAATACAGCAAGCTCTTGCCGGTTGAGCATCTCAAGCAGATTGTTCCCAAGGGACTGAAACGCAAACAGCTGGGCGAGCAGAACATTGTCGCCGTCGAAGCGGGCGCAAAGTGGATTCGCGACAACGTCAAGCGCAAAGTTGCGGAACCCGCGCTGGCATAG
- a CDS encoding NADP-dependent malic enzyme, whose protein sequence is MSLAEDALEYHSREPKGKIEVIPTKPVETQYDLSLAYSPGVAEPCLRIEKNPELVSEYTARQNLVAVVSNGTAVLGLGNIGALAGKPVMEGKGVLFKRFAAVDVFDIEINSEDPEEVIRACQLLEPTFGAINLEDIAAPACFYIEETLKKTMGIPVFHDDQHGTAIISGAGLLNALKLVEKDIKQVKVVVNGAGASAIACAKMYISLGVNPANILMCDTKGTLRLDREDMAEGHKRYNPYKAAFARETSANTLAEAMVGADVFIGCSVGGVVKPEMVKSMAKQPIIFALANPDPEIAYRDAKEACPDAIVCTGRSDFPNQINNVLGFPAIFRGALDCHATQINEEMKMAASRALAELAMEDVPDYVSAAYGLDYLHFGREYVIPKPMDHRVLLRVAVAVARAAGESGVARKPIKDFAAYHNHLEKLLGSGRHVTRIFIDQARLNRKRIVLPEGSHPKVLRAAGLIVKEGIGYPLLIGDRDVIHEHAKELGISLAEMEILDPQRMTFPEVENLAGKLWDLRRRKGMTLMEARKLVRNPNYLGPMLLREGRADALVAGISQHYSDTVRPALQVLPKKPGVNHVAAMYALVFKNRNLYLADVGVNVELKTAEDLAEIAILSADTVRANFKSEPRVAMLSFSDFGNVPHEASRKVAEAVRIVRKLRPDIVIDGEMQADTALDESIIQTLYPFSTLKGGAANVLIFPDLNSGNIAFRLLTELSGATAIGPILMGMSHAVHILQPDCAVNDIVQMAAYAAVDARH, encoded by the coding sequence ATGTCATTAGCAGAAGATGCCCTCGAATATCATAGTCGAGAACCGAAGGGGAAGATTGAAGTCATACCGACCAAACCGGTCGAAACGCAATATGATCTGTCGCTTGCCTACAGTCCGGGAGTTGCCGAACCGTGTTTGAGAATCGAGAAGAATCCAGAGCTCGTATCGGAGTACACGGCGCGGCAGAATCTCGTTGCGGTTGTCTCAAACGGAACGGCCGTGCTCGGGCTTGGAAACATTGGAGCGCTGGCGGGCAAGCCGGTCATGGAAGGCAAAGGAGTATTGTTCAAACGATTCGCTGCGGTCGATGTCTTCGACATCGAAATCAACAGCGAAGATCCAGAGGAAGTCATTCGAGCCTGCCAGCTGCTTGAACCGACTTTCGGCGCAATAAACCTTGAGGATATTGCTGCGCCCGCGTGTTTCTATATCGAAGAAACCCTCAAGAAGACGATGGGAATCCCCGTCTTCCACGATGATCAGCACGGCACGGCAATCATTTCGGGTGCGGGCCTGCTCAACGCTCTGAAGCTGGTCGAGAAGGATATCAAGCAGGTCAAGGTCGTCGTAAACGGCGCAGGAGCCTCGGCTATCGCCTGCGCGAAGATGTATATATCGCTGGGTGTGAATCCTGCGAACATATTGATGTGCGATACGAAGGGAACACTGCGCCTTGACCGCGAGGACATGGCCGAAGGACATAAGCGCTACAATCCCTACAAGGCGGCTTTCGCCCGCGAAACCTCGGCAAACACGCTGGCCGAAGCGATGGTCGGCGCGGACGTGTTCATCGGCTGTTCCGTCGGAGGTGTAGTCAAGCCAGAGATGGTAAAGTCGATGGCAAAGCAGCCAATCATCTTCGCGCTCGCTAATCCCGATCCTGAGATTGCCTATCGCGATGCCAAAGAAGCGTGCCCCGATGCGATTGTCTGCACAGGCCGCAGCGACTTCCCGAATCAGATCAACAATGTGCTCGGATTCCCCGCAATCTTCCGCGGAGCACTCGATTGCCACGCCACGCAAATCAACGAAGAGATGAAGATGGCGGCGTCGCGCGCACTGGCTGAGCTTGCTATGGAAGATGTTCCCGACTACGTAAGTGCGGCCTACGGCCTCGACTATCTGCACTTCGGACGCGAGTACGTGATTCCGAAGCCGATGGATCACCGGGTGCTTTTGCGCGTCGCAGTTGCGGTGGCCCGCGCAGCGGGAGAATCCGGTGTTGCACGGAAACCCATCAAGGATTTCGCCGCGTATCACAATCATCTCGAGAAGTTGCTCGGGAGCGGCCGGCACGTCACGCGCATCTTTATCGATCAGGCGCGACTCAATCGCAAGCGAATTGTTTTGCCGGAAGGCAGTCACCCCAAGGTGTTGCGGGCCGCAGGTTTGATTGTCAAGGAAGGAATCGGCTATCCGCTCTTGATTGGTGATCGTGATGTCATCCATGAACATGCGAAGGAATTGGGGATCAGCCTCGCTGAAATGGAGATCTTGGATCCCCAGCGCATGACGTTCCCCGAAGTCGAAAATCTTGCCGGGAAGCTCTGGGATTTGCGCAGGCGGAAGGGGATGACGCTGATGGAAGCTCGCAAGCTGGTTCGGAATCCCAATTATCTTGGACCGATGCTGCTCCGTGAAGGCCGCGCGGACGCTTTGGTCGCGGGTATCTCGCAGCACTACTCGGACACCGTGCGTCCGGCGCTGCAAGTCCTGCCGAAGAAGCCCGGTGTTAATCATGTCGCTGCGATGTATGCGCTGGTCTTCAAGAACAGAAACCTGTATCTGGCCGATGTTGGAGTCAATGTCGAGCTGAAAACGGCGGAAGACCTTGCCGAAATCGCGATATTGTCGGCGGACACTGTGCGTGCGAACTTCAAGAGTGAGCCGCGCGTCGCAATGCTGAGCTTCTCAGACTTCGGCAATGTTCCGCATGAGGCCTCACGCAAAGTTGCGGAAGCCGTGCGTATCGTGAGGAAGCTGCGACCGGACATCGTTATCGATGGGGAGATGCAGGCGGATACGGCGCTGGATGAATCAATCATTCAGACTCTCTACCCGTTCTCCACATTGAAGGGCGGAGCGGCCAACGTACTTATCTTCCCCGATCTGAACAGTGGCAACATTGCCTTCAGGCTGTTGACCGAGTTGAGCGGAGCAACGGCGATCGGCCCAATCTTGATGGGAATGAGTCATGCGGTACACATTCTCCAGCCTGATTGCGCCGTCAACGATATCGTGCAGATGGCGGCCTACGCGGCGGTGGACGCGCGGCACTGA
- a CDS encoding ArsR family transcriptional regulator, translated as MTHFDRLRDNLSSEFSKIGRVLSSPKRIEIIELLFQCPKSVETLAENTGMSLANTSQHLQVLRGAGMVEAQRSGTYMIYQLASPLVHELVSMVRQVAETHLADVDRALAKIREGTTDLENIDRTQLMQRAKEGKVIVLDVRPQDEYNAAHLPFAVSIPLAKLEKQLATLPRDQQIVAYCRGPYCLLAGEAVRLLKHKGFKATHIRDGVGEWKAHGLPLETGSEKGSEK; from the coding sequence ATGACACATTTTGATCGTCTGCGCGACAACCTAAGTTCAGAATTCTCCAAAATTGGCAGAGTCCTCTCCAGCCCTAAGCGAATTGAAATCATTGAGTTGCTGTTCCAGTGTCCCAAGAGCGTCGAGACACTTGCCGAGAATACCGGAATGAGTCTCGCCAATACTTCCCAGCATCTACAAGTGCTGAGAGGCGCCGGAATGGTCGAGGCCCAAAGGAGCGGCACCTACATGATTTATCAGCTCGCGAGTCCGCTCGTCCATGAGTTGGTCAGTATGGTTCGACAGGTCGCCGAGACGCACCTTGCCGATGTGGACAGAGCGCTCGCCAAAATCAGAGAAGGCACGACAGACCTCGAGAATATCGATCGCACACAGTTGATGCAGCGCGCCAAGGAGGGCAAGGTTATCGTCTTGGATGTCCGCCCGCAGGACGAATATAATGCCGCCCATCTGCCATTTGCGGTGTCAATCCCGCTCGCAAAACTTGAGAAGCAGTTGGCGACTCTGCCGCGCGACCAGCAAATCGTCGCCTATTGCCGGGGACCATATTGTCTGCTGGCCGGCGAAGCCGTTCGCCTGCTCAAGCACAAGGGTTTCAAAGCAACTCACATTCGTGATGGAGTCGGCGAGTGGAAAGCACATGGACTCCCTTTGGAAACAGGCTCCGAAAAAGGGTCCGAAAAGTAA
- a CDS encoding thioredoxin fold domain-containing protein, which yields MGLIEKLFGSSKGVKPLETSDETFETDVLNSDLPVMLDLWSPGCMPCQVLGGMLRELAPEYADRVKILKLNVSQNMQTAMKFQVRGVPTVLFFKKGKVVDQMVGLAPMDVLRQRLDRLAA from the coding sequence ATGGGACTGATTGAAAAGCTCTTCGGAAGTTCGAAGGGCGTAAAACCGCTTGAAACAAGCGATGAGACGTTTGAGACAGATGTATTGAACTCTGACCTGCCGGTGATGCTCGACCTCTGGTCGCCGGGCTGCATGCCCTGCCAGGTTCTGGGCGGAATGCTCAGGGAACTTGCACCCGAGTATGCGGATCGAGTCAAAATCCTCAAGCTGAATGTCTCGCAGAATATGCAGACAGCTATGAAATTTCAGGTGCGCGGGGTTCCGACAGTGCTGTTCTTTAAGAAAGGCAAAGTCGTTGACCAGATGGTGGGACTTGCTCCCATGGATGTTCTGCGTCAGCGACTTGATCGTCTGGCGGCCTAA
- a CDS encoding tetrathionate reductase family octaheme c-type cytochrome, with the protein MRRLLFSLALLSALIMLVINILPEPGGERTPHEILRAKHSVTRKPSVDHAKFSVLDGPFENPQDVTRVCISCHTERHIEVMQSSHWNWERIEYIEGKGIRKVGKKNILNNYCIGISGNEQACNRCHIGYGYGDASFDFKNPYNVDCLACHDQSNLYMKAGAGMPDPNVDLAKVAKDVGAPTRTNCGTCHFFGGGGNNVKHGDLEMALFEPSREMDVHMAVDGVNMQCVACHTAEQHQMLGKLYSVSSMNRDRVSCETCHGGLPHADKVLNNHTLKVSCQTCHIPTYAKDHPTKLQWDWSTAGQLQDGKPFSQVDDQLGVETYMSTKGSFVWGKNIKPEYAWFNGTASHYLLGDTFDPADTLQMNSLRGSYDDPDAKVVPVKIHRAKQIYDVEHNYLIQPKTVTNHPGDSAFWREFDWQRASAAGMREVGLPYSGKFDFAQTVMYWPINHMVAPASKSVTCAECHTRQGGRLEGLNDFYMPGRDRVLWIDRAGAGLLVLTILGILVHGTARFIVSRRRNGGH; encoded by the coding sequence ATGCGACGACTTCTCTTTTCACTGGCATTGCTCTCCGCACTGATCATGCTGGTGATAAACATACTGCCGGAACCGGGCGGCGAACGCACTCCGCATGAGATACTGCGAGCAAAACACTCGGTAACGCGCAAGCCATCCGTTGATCACGCGAAGTTCTCCGTGCTGGACGGACCCTTCGAAAATCCTCAAGACGTCACCCGTGTCTGCATCTCCTGCCACACGGAACGGCACATTGAGGTGATGCAATCCTCACACTGGAACTGGGAACGCATCGAATACATCGAAGGTAAAGGCATCCGCAAAGTTGGTAAGAAGAACATCCTGAATAACTACTGTATCGGGATTTCCGGAAACGAGCAGGCATGCAACCGCTGTCATATCGGATACGGTTACGGCGATGCTTCGTTCGACTTCAAGAATCCCTACAATGTGGATTGTCTGGCCTGTCACGACCAAAGCAATCTCTACATGAAGGCCGGCGCCGGAATGCCTGACCCGAATGTGGACCTTGCAAAAGTGGCAAAAGACGTCGGGGCGCCGACGCGCACCAACTGCGGAACCTGCCACTTCTTCGGTGGCGGCGGCAATAACGTGAAGCACGGTGATCTTGAGATGGCGCTGTTCGAGCCGTCGCGTGAAATGGATGTGCATATGGCAGTCGACGGCGTGAATATGCAGTGTGTGGCCTGTCATACTGCGGAACAGCACCAAATGCTGGGTAAGCTGTATTCCGTATCTTCAATGAATCGCGACCGTGTTTCATGTGAAACATGCCACGGCGGTCTGCCGCACGCAGACAAGGTTTTGAATAATCACACGCTTAAAGTCTCCTGCCAGACCTGCCACATTCCAACCTACGCAAAAGACCATCCGACAAAACTGCAATGGGATTGGTCCACGGCCGGCCAGCTGCAAGACGGCAAACCATTCAGTCAGGTGGATGACCAGTTAGGTGTCGAAACCTACATGTCCACCAAGGGTTCATTTGTCTGGGGCAAGAACATCAAACCTGAATATGCATGGTTTAACGGCACGGCTTCGCATTACTTGCTCGGGGATACTTTTGATCCGGCGGATACGCTGCAGATGAATTCGCTCCGCGGTTCGTACGACGATCCCGACGCGAAAGTTGTTCCCGTCAAGATACATCGCGCGAAGCAGATCTACGACGTAGAACATAACTACCTGATTCAGCCGAAGACTGTCACAAATCATCCCGGAGACAGCGCGTTCTGGAGAGAGTTTGACTGGCAACGTGCGTCCGCCGCAGGCATGCGTGAAGTCGGACTTCCCTACAGCGGCAAGTTTGATTTCGCGCAGACTGTGATGTACTGGCCGATTAACCATATGGTCGCGCCGGCCAGCAAGTCCGTGACATGCGCTGAGTGTCACACGCGCCAAGGCGGGAGACTTGAGGGCCTGAACGATTTTTATATGCCGGGCCGCGATCGTGTGTTATGGATTGATCGGGCGGGAGCAGGACTTCTGGTGTTGACCATTCTCGGCATATTGGTTCACGGTACCGCACGCTTTATCGTATCGCGCAGACGGAACGGGGGACACTAA
- a CDS encoding cytochrome b/b6 domain-containing protein, producing the protein MKRELVYPVFERFWHWTQAALIILLGVTGFEIHGSLHFFGFRQAVNIHSVAAIAFLILICFAVFWHLTSGAWRQYLPTSTNIRAQVDYYVTGIFRGAPHPTKRSVLSKLNPLQKLVYAGLKVLVIPLMVTTGLIYMFYRYPQQYEVISLNIEGLSVVAAIHTLGAFLLVTFLIAHLYLTTTGTTPTANLKAMVTGYEDLPDEQAVAHERNLLLKTETVS; encoded by the coding sequence ATGAAACGCGAATTAGTCTATCCGGTCTTTGAACGCTTTTGGCATTGGACGCAGGCCGCGCTGATTATTCTGTTAGGTGTCACAGGCTTCGAAATTCACGGTTCACTCCATTTCTTCGGGTTCCGGCAGGCGGTCAACATTCACTCTGTCGCAGCCATCGCATTTCTGATCCTGATCTGCTTCGCCGTGTTCTGGCATTTAACCAGCGGTGCGTGGCGACAGTATCTTCCCACATCCACTAACATCAGGGCGCAAGTGGACTATTACGTAACGGGCATTTTCCGCGGCGCTCCGCATCCGACGAAGAGAAGCGTGCTGAGCAAGCTCAACCCTTTGCAGAAACTCGTCTATGCCGGGCTGAAGGTCCTGGTCATTCCCCTGATGGTCACGACCGGTCTTATCTACATGTTCTATCGCTATCCGCAGCAATATGAAGTCATCAGTCTGAATATTGAAGGGCTGTCTGTGGTGGCGGCAATTCATACGCTTGGTGCGTTCCTCTTGGTCACATTTCTGATTGCACACCTCTACTTGACGACCACCGGCACCACGCCCACTGCAAACCTCAAGGCCATGGTCACAGGCTACGAAGACCTGCCCGACGAGCAGGCCGTCGCACACGAACGAAATCTCCTGCTAAAAACGGAAACGGTTAGCTGA